The Candidatus Zixiibacteriota bacterium DNA segment TCCTTTTCAATCGATTGTCAAGCTTTTTCTGGAAATCTTCAAGCCAAAGTCACCCACCCTCTTGATTTGAGTTTTTCAAAGACCCTTTAAAAAAGAAGGTCAACTATTAAGTCGACCTTCTAATATTAATACGAATTGGAAGCAAGAATTATTTAATCAAAACCATCCTTTTGGTCAATTTGGAATTCCCTGCTTCCAGCCTGTAGAAATAAATCCCGCTGGAAACCTCTCTTCCTTTATCATCCTTTCCATCCCAGGTAACCGAATGTCTCCCGGAAGTCTGATTCTCATTTACTAATGTTCTTATCCCCTGACCTAAAAGATTATAAATCCTCAAAGAGACGAATACCGACTGGTATTTCTCCGGCACAAAATATCTCAGCTCAGTCGTCAGGTTGAACGGGTTAGGATAGTTCTGTTCTAAAGTGAAAACTTTGGGCAGACTGTTAGAGTTTTCATCCCCTTTGACCCCGGAAGGGACGTAAGAGAAATTAATCGTTCTCAAAGTATCCGGAACCTCGGAAATAACCAGATTCTGCGAAGGAGGAGTGTTGTAGCCGGGAATATATGGAGGGGAGATGGTCCAGCTTCCATCGCACAGGTAGAGATCAAAATGACCGGTTATTCTGTCCATCTCTGAACTGGTACTATACCCATTAGGCCAGGAATCCGTCTCCCCGATGACCCAGTTGCCAGGTGAAAGTGGAAGAGTCACATTAGTTAAACTGCCAGAGATATGTGCATGTGCTTGATTCAAAGTAAAACCTAACCCCCCAGTAGTATCCTTATCCACATAGACGCTTCGCTGCCGTGGAGTAGAAAGGTATCCTGCATAGTTGACGTTGACATCGTAGGTCCCGGTATCTACATAGATTGTGTAAATTCCGTTATTGTCAGGGTTCCCGCCGTAACTTTTGCCAGCTGACCAGAAGTTCAACCAGACGCTGTTCCAGATCACTCCTGGATCACCTGGATCTAGCTTGACTGTATCTCTGACCATTTTCCCGGATATAAGATTAAGCAATACCGTATCCCCTGGCGAGATATTCGACTTGCTTCCTCCTTCCAAGATGTATCCTGGCGGAATCGGGTATCGAGTATCCCAGGTTGTCAGTTGCACGGTCCAGCCAGAAGAATCTTTAGAGGAGATATGCAATAAAAAGCTGTTATTGGAGCCGGTCCCGGAAACCCCCTCGGTCGAGCCGGAAAGCAGGGTGGAATAGGCTTGAATCTTATAAGGATGAACTGGAAGTCCTCCCATCTCTGTGACTCTGCAGTAAATAACCGTGTCTGCTCTCTGGCAGGTGAAATTGTGCTGGATACCGTGCTGGATCTGGTTGTTAAATTGAAAACTGTTTGGCGTCAGGTAATTCGGGACTAAATATTCCGAACTCATGCCTATATCCCATTCACCTAACTCGGAAGAGCCAAAATAGACCTTATAATTCCCATCTGAAGTCTGCGATTCTTTTTCCTGAGGTCCACCAAAATGGGGACTGCACCACATCCTCAGGGATTGTCTGATTAAGGAATCCCTGTCATCTTTTATCTGCCCGTAAATACTGTCAACTGGAACCTGGTAAGCAAAATTGACGCTATCTACCACACCGGAGGCTACTTTATTTTTATTCGCAGGAGTGATGAAACCCTGAACGTCTGAGGGCCGAATAATAAATGTCCGTCCGGTCCCGCTGCTTCCCACGTTGATTTCGTAGTATCCGCTGTCGTTGGTCAACCCGGCCCAGAAAGCATTCTCAAACACGCTGTCATCTGCCTCTATCCAGATGTTTTCCAAAAGCGCATCAGGAGCCGAGTGTCCGGGTATGGTCACCCAACCTGTGAATTTGTTAGGTGGTGAAGGGAGCGGAGTAACCCTGATCGTCCTCTGGGCGGTGGTACTGTCTGAAAGGTCCATGACCTTGAAGACATAATGTGTTGGCGCAATCCCGAAAGGGAAAGGCTGACAGATGTACCAGCCATCAGGTGTCGGGCTGATATCTGGCGGAGGTCCCTGAGAGGAAGTATCTCCATCAGCAATAATGAAGTCGAAAAGCAGCTTATCGCCAGCATCCGGTACCCCATTGCTGTCCGTATCAATCCAGATTTGCCAGTAGAGCTGGGCACCGACCGCACAATTTGATCCCCAGCTAAAATTATCACCCTGCACCGCGGTGGTCTTTAAAGTGGTGTCTCCGTTGACAGTGAAGAAGACGTAGTTGGTCAACCCATAGCTGGATTGAAAACTTAGAAGCACCAATAAAAAAAGCCCCCAGAAATAAAACTTTTTAAAATCTTTCATCTTCATCCCTCCTCGATGAATTTTTTGTTCCCTCAAAAAAGTTTTTGCTCTTCGTTGGTGTCCACACCAACGAATAAAAAGCTCTTTTCTCTCACCTCCTTTTGAGAAATATTTTTCAGTGAACTTTTTTCGCTATTTTCTCCTACAAGAGTACTGCAGAGAGAAATATCTCTTCAATTAATTTTATCGGCAGATTAATTTAAAGATGTAATAAAGTTTGTCAAGGAAAATAATCTCTAAAAATTGCTTTTGGTTGGTGTCCGCACCAACGCAGAAATCTCGAATAACCTAAGTCTGAATTGTAGTCGTTGGTCCAGGAGACCAACGACCAGCGGAACGCCCGATGAATCGGGCGACTACACGTTTGTAGGGGCGACCCAACGGGTCGCCCCTACTTATTTAAAACTTTTTCTCCATTATTCCTGGAATCGAATTATAAAACTTCTCTTTGAGCTTTTGAACCGGCAGATCTATCCATTGGTTTATCCTGAGATTTTCTCCTCCGACTTTTCCCAGAACGGTAAAATCAATCTTATATTCCTTTGCAGTTTTCTCTAACTCTAACAGGTCATTTTCTCCCAAGCTCAAAATGATTCTCGACTGGGCCTCACCGAAAAGGAGTGCATCTTCTCTGAAATTTTCTGAAAGGTTGATCTCCGCACCCATAAGCAGATTATTACCGGAGGTAAAACAGCATTCAGCTAAAGCCACGGCTAAACCACCTTCTGAGCAGTCGTGAGCGGATTTGACTATCCCTTTTTTAATTAGATTCAGACAGGTTTGCTGAACTTTCTTTTCATAATCTAAATCCAAAACCGGAGTTTTACCTTTGACCAAGTTATGAATAATTTTAAGATATTCTGTTCCGCCCAGTTCCTCTTTATTTTTCCCTAAAAGGACAATTATGTCCCCTTCTTTTTTGAACCACTGAGTGGTTATGTATTTTATGTCCTCGAATAATCCGATCATCCCGACCACGGGTGTAGGATATACCTTTCTTTCCGGGTCTTCGTTATAAAAGGAAACGTTCCCTCCCGTAACCGGAGTCTCCAAAACCATGCAGGACTCAGACATTCCGGCAATACATTCAGCAAAAGTCCAGTAGACCTCTTTGTCATACGGATTACCGAAATTCAAACAGTTGGTTATGGCCAAAGGAAGCGCGCCTGAGCAAACCAAATTTCTTGCTGCCTCAGCCACTGCAATCCTTCCTCCCATCCTCGGGTCGAGATAACAGTATCTGCCGTTGCAGTCTGTGGTCATTGCCAGAGCCTTATTCGTCTTTCGCAGACGTATAACTGCGGCATCTGAGCCGGGTCCCACTGCAGTCCCGGTTCTTACCATAGTATCATACTGCTCATAAATCCATCTTTTGCTCGCAATATTCGGAGAGCTTATAAGTTTCAGCAAAACCTCATTTAGGTCTGCAGGGATTTTTATTCTGGAGAGATCTAATTTTGCAGTCCTGGCAAGATATGCTGGTTTTTTCTTTTCTCTGATGTAAACCGGTGCTCCTCCACCTAAGACCAAGGAATCTGCCGGTATCTCCGCCACGACTTTTCCTTTATTTTTTACTCGTAGCATCTTATCATCGGTTACATATCCGATTATAGACGAATTGAGCCCCCATTTGGAAAAGATCTTCTGAACCTCCTTCTCTTTACCTTTTTTGGCGATGACTAACATCCTTTCCTGTGATTCGGATATCATTATCTCATAAGGTATCATCCTTTTTTCCCGCAGGGGTACTAAAGAGACATCGATCTCCATCCCGCTTTTGCCCCGGGCAGAGGTTTCGGAAGTGGCGCAGGCAAGACCTGCTCCACCCAAGTCTTGAATACCAACTAGTAGCCCGGCTTTGATTATCTCTAAAGATGCTTCCAGGAGCAGTTTTTCCATAAACGGGTCACCTATCTGCACCGAAGGCCTTTTCTTCTGCGATTTCTCGCTTATCTCCTCAGAGGCAAATGTTACCCCGTGAATTCCATCCCTGCCAGTTGAGGCACCTACAAGCAGAACCGGATTTCCTGCTCCATAAGCTTTTGAACTTGCCATTTCATTGGGTTTGACTATACCTACTGCCATACAATTAACCAGAGGGTTTCCAGTGTACGACTCATCAAAATAGATCTCTCCAGCCACAGTGGGGACTCCGAAACAATTGCCGTAATCTCCGACCCCTCTGATCACCCCGTCGAAAAGATACCTCACCCGTGAATTGGAAAGCTCGCCAAATCTTAAGGAATCTAAAGAGGCAACAGGTCTGGCACCCATGCAGAAGATATCTCTGAGTATCCCCCCAACCCCGGTGGCAGCTCCCTGGTAAGGCTCAACTGCTGATGGGTGGTTGTGGCTTTCGATCTTGAAGACCACAGCCAGACCATCCCCGATATCAACTGCACCGGCATTCTCCTCACCAGCCTTGGCTAGCAGATTTTTCCCTTCCCGCGGGAAAGTCTTCACCTGGGCAATCGAATTTTTGTAACTGCAGTGTTCGGACCACATAACCGAATAGATTCCTAGCTCGGTGAAAGTCAGGTTTCGACCCAAAATCATTTTTATCTTCTCGTATTCTTCTTTTAAAAGCCCGTGCTCTTTGGCTAATTTTAGAGTCACTTTAGATTCTTTCATCTTTTATCTCCTGAGATTTTAGCTGAACCCTAAATATATCTATGAGTCGTTCAAAGTCAAATAAAATCATCCTTGAAAATTCTCAACCTGTCTCAGTAACATGACGTGCAGCATCTCTACTTTTTTTTCCTAAGATATAAAAAAAGTTGAGGGATCCCGCTTTAAGCGGAATCCCTCAACTTTAAATCACTGACTAATCTATCTGCCAGATTAGAAAGGTTTCCTAAAGGCGTTAGGCTCAAGAGGAACCGGACCACCTTTGAATAGGTAGTTCACCAGATATACCACATCCGATACCGTAACCTTCTCGTCATTGTTGCAATCGCTATACAGTAGCCAGGGCTCCGGTCCACCTTTGAACAGATAGTTGACCAGGTATACTACGTCCGAAACAGTAACCTGGCAGTCCCCGTTGGCATCACAATAATACAGCCACGTATAGGAACATACTATCCAATTATGGTTTGTTTAATACAACTCATATCGATAGTGTTTAAAGTTCTATGAGTAGTAGAGTGAGCATGCCCCATCCAAAAGAAATTCAATAGTTTTTTAAGCTCTTTTTAAGCCACAAACCCAACTTGTTGATTAGCAATATGATGCTGGAATAATTTCAACCTCTTTTTCGGCATAAAAAACTTAACAAAACCTCATTTATTTACGTATAAATATGTTGTGAAACTATGCATTGAAGCTTTTTTATAACTCTTTGTTAATAAATAAGTTAAGAGGTGATTCTTAGGCGATGACAGGCACAACCAATCTTGAATTCCCTACCAAGCAGGAATTAACTGCAAGAAGACATAAAATAAATGTTCTTCTTAAAAAAGCGGTAAAAGGTAATCAAAAAGCTAAGGCAAAGTTGCTCGACGAATATGGTATAAGAGTCTATTCTTCTTCAGAGGTCGAGGACTACAAAAACAGCAAGCTGGCCAAGAAAATTAGAAAAATAGGTTTGGGCAAGGGAAATGGCGGGGGTAAAAGACAAGCTGTCAAAAATAGGTAATCAGCAGCTCTGAAAAAAACAAAAGACCTGCCCTTGTGGGGCAGGTCTTTTGTTTTCATTAAAATTCCGCACCCAGAGAGAAGTAATGAATCGGCTTAGCCGAGACGTTAGCAAAGTCGGTATTCCAGCCAGCATCGTACCTGAGAACGAATATACCCAGGTTTATCCTGGCCCCAAACCCGAATCCAGCCTTGATGTCTTTTAACCTGGAAGATCCGCCTTCTGAGGTTCCTCCCTGCCAGGCTTTGGTATTGGTCCAGGCGCTTCCCAGGTCCAGAAACATTGCACCGGTGATATATCTTAAACTAAAGGGAGGGAATCCGAAAGTTAAATCCTGAATAAAAGGATACCTGAATTCAAAATTGGAGAGAAAATATCTGGTCCCCTTAAATTCGAAATACTGATAACCTCTTAAAGGGGTAACCAGGCTCGAGAAATAAAGGTCATTCAGAGTATAGATATTCTGAGTCGCTAAATCTGGACCGATCCAGCTTGAGACACCGCCCAAGTAGAAATGCCGCGGCTGTTTACCGTCACTTCTGCCTGCGGAGAAACGGAAGGCAAATCCAAACCTGTTCTTGCCGAAATGCATGTATTTTCTGTAATCCATCCAGAGCGAAGTATACGGGATGCTTCTGTTGGTCAGGTCAGGTGACCACTCAAAAGTCAACATGCTCCTTCTCCCGTTTACCGGCCCGGTTATTCCCCAGAGCACGTTATCCTGGACCCAGGATAAACTGGTCAAAAGGGTCTTCACGCTTCTATCTTCGAAAATACCCTCAGGATTCGGATCATAATAGACCCGGTCGACGGATAGATGGGTCAGATTAAGATCAATTCGGCTAAACGTGTTAAAAGGTCTGGAAAAAAGAACAGTGGCTCCATAAACCCGGTCCGAAAAAAGCCGGTCGATATTGTCCACATAATAATACTTGGTGTGAAAGATCCCGACTCCGTAGTCGATCCTCCTGGGCAGATAAAAATAGAGAAGCTGGAAATTACTCTGGTCGATGGTATTGAAAAGGTCTGTGGCTAAATAGAAATTATGATTTCCCATCAGGTCGCTGATTGCCAAGAAAGACTGTCCCTGGAACCCGAAGAACGTGCTGTATCCAATGTTCCCTGAGATTATGTCCGGGGTAAATTTGAGTTTATATTTCTTCGGTGTGTATTCCCCGGGATGAAACTTAGTGGTGAGGGTCTCTTTTTCCGCAGGGGTCAAAGGCTTGGCAAGTGAATCAAGTTTATCCTCAGTGCTTTTGAACACATAATAACTAAAATCCAGCTTTTTCTCTTCCTTTATCTCGGTTTTTTTCTGAGTGGTGTCAGCCGGAGCCGTTGCCGCCTTTTCTTTTCCTAAAATTAAGGCAGTTTTCACCAGGGGTGCGCTATTCTCTGTTACCGGTTTTATATTTTTAAGAATGAATATGTCCCAGCCGCCTTTATAAAAAGAGGTAAAAGCCATCTTCTCCCCATCCTTAGACCAGGATGGCGTGAAGCAGCCGGTCAATATGTTGGTCAAAGGATAGGTTTTTAAACTATCTAAATCCTGTACATATAGATTGCTTATCCCGTTGCGGGTTGAAGTAAAACATATCCTTTTGCCATCGGGAGAGAAGGCAGGCGAGAGATTATCCTCCCCTCCCTGCGTAAAAGGTTTTATCTCCCTGGAAACAGGGTCCAGAAGGAAAATGTTGTAATGACCATAGGCATAAGTGGAATCATTTTTTGCTCCTGAGGGACGATCCGAGGAGAAAGCTATGGTCTTGCCATCTGGACTCCAGGCTGCATCCCGGTCATCATAATCGTCATCCGTCAATTTTTGCAGGGTTCCCGTTTTAATGTCTGTTGCGTAAAGATCGGACCTCCCTTCCATCACACCTGTGAATACTATCTTTTCACCATCCGGGGACCAGGCTGGAGATAAGAGCGATTCCAAGTTAAACTTGAATTTCCTGTAAATTTTTTTCTTTTTTACGTCTACCAGACACAGAACATCTTTTCCGTGGCTCTTGGATACAAAGGTGATGTCCCTGCTATCTGGAGACCAGGACAATCCGCTTACGTAGGAGTGGAGAGATTCCAGGTCGCCTGATCTTTCCCCCTTTACCACCTTATCTATCACTTTACCATCGATAGCCGAAATTATATAGATCTCAGAATAATCTTTACGGTCAGAGAAAATGGCTATTCTATCCCCCCGGGGTGAGAAGGCTGGTTTTTCGTTTAGATAAGAACCATCTTTTTGATGGTTGGTCAACTGTTTGGCAAAATCTTTTGGCTCCTGTCTCAAGGCTATCTCGGGCCAGTATTCTTTCTTTAGATCTTTCATCCACTCCTCATCCAGTCCCCTTTCGTCCAAACCGATGGCCGACTTTAGACTTTTCTCAAAAGAGCGTCTACCTTTAGCCTGGTGCAAAATCTCAGCAATTTTTTCCTCTCCATACTTATTGACTATATATTGTATGGCGGATTGCCCTTCTTTATACACTAAGAATCCTCCGGCTAATTCTAAGGGGACAAGGTAGCCGTTCACCGAACCATCCCTTAAAATCATATCCCCTTCAATGTCCATACCTCCCCGGGAGAAATATTCGGCGAACCCTTCTGCGAACCATAGTGGTTCCTGGACATATTCGGCACTTAATAAATTCCCCACCAGGTTACCGTAAAGCAAATCGAAGGTAAATGCATGGGTTAGCTCATGGACAAGCACATGCCTGAAATGTTCGTATGAGCCGTCAAAGGGAATCACTACCCGGTTTTTGAATGCTTCAGTAAACCCGCCTACGTTTTCCTCAATCAGCTCGTAGGTCACGTTGGTCTGCTGAAAGGTATTAGGGGAATTATACAGGATGATCGGTATTCTTTTTTTTGTCTGATAATTGAAGATCTTCTCCAGTCGGGGCGTAGCCTCTTCCAGGGTCTTGGCTGCAAACTTAGCTATGTCAAGCCCTAAATCGTAATAATAGATGTCATAATGCTCGCTCTGGATGTAATACCAGGTAAAATACTGGTACTGGACCTTGTTCTTGCCAAAATTCAAATCCTCACCCTGAC contains these protein-coding regions:
- a CDS encoding T9SS type A sorting domain-containing protein is translated as MKDFKKFYFWGLFLLVLLSFQSSYGLTNYVFFTVNGDTTLKTTAVQGDNFSWGSNCAVGAQLYWQIWIDTDSNGVPDAGDKLLFDFIIADGDTSSQGPPPDISPTPDGWYICQPFPFGIAPTHYVFKVMDLSDSTTAQRTIRVTPLPSPPNKFTGWVTIPGHSAPDALLENIWIEADDSVFENAFWAGLTNDSGYYEINVGSSGTGRTFIIRPSDVQGFITPANKNKVASGVVDSVNFAYQVPVDSIYGQIKDDRDSLIRQSLRMWCSPHFGGPQEKESQTSDGNYKVYFGSSELGEWDIGMSSEYLVPNYLTPNSFQFNNQIQHGIQHNFTCQRADTVIYCRVTEMGGLPVHPYKIQAYSTLLSGSTEGVSGTGSNNSFLLHISSKDSSGWTVQLTTWDTRYPIPPGYILEGGSKSNISPGDTVLLNLISGKMVRDTVKLDPGDPGVIWNSVWLNFWSAGKSYGGNPDNNGIYTIYVDTGTYDVNVNYAGYLSTPRQRSVYVDKDTTGGLGFTLNQAHAHISGSLTNVTLPLSPGNWVIGETDSWPNGYSTSSEMDRITGHFDLYLCDGSWTISPPYIPGYNTPPSQNLVISEVPDTLRTINFSYVPSGVKGDENSNSLPKVFTLEQNYPNPFNLTTELRYFVPEKYQSVFVSLRIYNLLGQGIRTLVNENQTSGRHSVTWDGKDDKGREVSSGIYFYRLEAGNSKLTKRMVLIK
- the purL gene encoding phosphoribosylformylglycinamidine synthase subunit PurL; its protein translation is MKESKVTLKLAKEHGLLKEEYEKIKMILGRNLTFTELGIYSVMWSEHCSYKNSIAQVKTFPREGKNLLAKAGEENAGAVDIGDGLAVVFKIESHNHPSAVEPYQGAATGVGGILRDIFCMGARPVASLDSLRFGELSNSRVRYLFDGVIRGVGDYGNCFGVPTVAGEIYFDESYTGNPLVNCMAVGIVKPNEMASSKAYGAGNPVLLVGASTGRDGIHGVTFASEEISEKSQKKRPSVQIGDPFMEKLLLEASLEIIKAGLLVGIQDLGGAGLACATSETSARGKSGMEIDVSLVPLREKRMIPYEIMISESQERMLVIAKKGKEKEVQKIFSKWGLNSSIIGYVTDDKMLRVKNKGKVVAEIPADSLVLGGGAPVYIREKKKPAYLARTAKLDLSRIKIPADLNEVLLKLISSPNIASKRWIYEQYDTMVRTGTAVGPGSDAAVIRLRKTNKALAMTTDCNGRYCYLDPRMGGRIAVAEAARNLVCSGALPLAITNCLNFGNPYDKEVYWTFAECIAGMSESCMVLETPVTGGNVSFYNEDPERKVYPTPVVGMIGLFEDIKYITTQWFKKEGDIIVLLGKNKEELGGTEYLKIIHNLVKGKTPVLDLDYEKKVQQTCLNLIKKGIVKSAHDCSEGGLAVALAECCFTSGNNLLMGAEINLSENFREDALLFGEAQSRIILSLGENDLLELEKTAKEYKIDFTVLGKVGGENLRINQWIDLPVQKLKEKFYNSIPGIMEKKF
- a CDS encoding peptidase MA family metallohydrolase encodes the protein MFKKMIVILLGGVFIFCFTASSSQGQGEDLNFGKNKVQYQYFTWYYIQSEHYDIYYYDLGLDIAKFAAKTLEEATPRLEKIFNYQTKKRIPIILYNSPNTFQQTNVTYELIEENVGGFTEAFKNRVVIPFDGSYEHFRHVLVHELTHAFTFDLLYGNLVGNLLSAEYVQEPLWFAEGFAEYFSRGGMDIEGDMILRDGSVNGYLVPLELAGGFLVYKEGQSAIQYIVNKYGEEKIAEILHQAKGRRSFEKSLKSAIGLDERGLDEEWMKDLKKEYWPEIALRQEPKDFAKQLTNHQKDGSYLNEKPAFSPRGDRIAIFSDRKDYSEIYIISAIDGKVIDKVVKGERSGDLESLHSYVSGLSWSPDSRDITFVSKSHGKDVLCLVDVKKKKIYRKFKFNLESLLSPAWSPDGEKIVFTGVMEGRSDLYATDIKTGTLQKLTDDDYDDRDAAWSPDGKTIAFSSDRPSGAKNDSTYAYGHYNIFLLDPVSREIKPFTQGGEDNLSPAFSPDGKRICFTSTRNGISNLYVQDLDSLKTYPLTNILTGCFTPSWSKDGEKMAFTSFYKGGWDIFILKNIKPVTENSAPLVKTALILGKEKAATAPADTTQKKTEIKEEKKLDFSYYVFKSTEDKLDSLAKPLTPAEKETLTTKFHPGEYTPKKYKLKFTPDIISGNIGYSTFFGFQGQSFLAISDLMGNHNFYLATDLFNTIDQSNFQLLYFYLPRRIDYGVGIFHTKYYYVDNIDRLFSDRVYGATVLFSRPFNTFSRIDLNLTHLSVDRVYYDPNPEGIFEDRSVKTLLTSLSWVQDNVLWGITGPVNGRRSMLTFEWSPDLTNRSIPYTSLWMDYRKYMHFGKNRFGFAFRFSAGRSDGKQPRHFYLGGVSSWIGPDLATQNIYTLNDLYFSSLVTPLRGYQYFEFKGTRYFLSNFEFRYPFIQDLTFGFPPFSLRYITGAMFLDLGSAWTNTKAWQGGTSEGGSSRLKDIKAGFGFGARINLGIFVLRYDAGWNTDFANVSAKPIHYFSLGAEF